The following proteins are encoded in a genomic region of Amycolatopsis sulphurea:
- a CDS encoding ABC transporter ATP-binding protein produces the protein MLRLTGVGKRYGGGAPVLAQVDLTVPAGRVIGVLGANGSGKSTLLRIMAGVSRATEGAVAGHPAIGYLPDRFPGGQRLSARSYLRHLARIRGLSDLSVIDPLLARLGLVGDPDAQLRTLSKGNAQKVGLAQAVFAEPELLILDEPWSGLDAGTHAILGELVAETRERDASVVFTDHRPAIVRQHADDVYRLDSGRLIAFPDHPETTRIRLSGASSPGHAWADEPGVRTVADEAGCVVLTVEADSADAVLLRALSGGWSVREVAPCSP, from the coding sequence CTGCTCCGGCTCACCGGCGTCGGGAAGCGGTACGGCGGCGGTGCCCCGGTGCTCGCGCAGGTCGACCTCACCGTGCCCGCGGGCCGGGTGATCGGCGTGCTCGGGGCGAACGGCTCGGGCAAGTCCACCCTGCTGCGGATCATGGCCGGGGTGTCCCGAGCGACGGAAGGTGCGGTGGCCGGCCATCCGGCCATCGGTTACCTGCCCGACCGGTTTCCCGGTGGGCAGCGCCTGTCCGCCCGGTCGTACCTGCGGCATCTGGCCCGGATCCGGGGGCTGTCCGACCTGTCGGTGATCGATCCGCTGCTCGCGCGGCTCGGCCTGGTCGGCGACCCGGACGCGCAGCTGCGCACGTTGTCGAAGGGCAACGCGCAGAAGGTCGGGCTCGCCCAGGCCGTGTTCGCCGAGCCGGAGCTGCTGATCCTCGACGAACCGTGGTCCGGCCTCGACGCCGGTACGCACGCGATTCTCGGCGAGCTGGTCGCGGAAACCCGGGAACGCGACGCGAGTGTGGTGTTCACCGATCACCGGCCCGCCATCGTGCGGCAGCACGCCGACGACGTGTACCGCCTGGATTCCGGACGGCTCATCGCTTTCCCGGACCATCCGGAGACCACACGCATCAGGCTCTCCGGTGCGTCGTCTCCGGGGCACGCTTGGGCGGACGAGCCCGGCGTGCGGACGGTGGCCGACGAGGCGGGCTGCGTGGTGCTGACCGTCGAGGCGGACAGCGCCGATGCTGTGCTGCTGCGGGCTTTGTCCGGCGGCTGGTCGGTGCGGGAGGTGGCGCCGTGCTCGCCGTGA
- a CDS encoding aminodeoxychorismate/anthranilate synthase component II: MRVLVVDNYDSFVYNLVQYLAQLGAECTVWRNDVVEVERVPEFDAVLVSPGPGTPERAGQSIEVIAKCAETRTPMLGVCLGHQALGVHFGATVDRAPELLHGKTSQVRHAGLGVLAGLPDEFTATRYHSLTVLPETIDDAVFEITGRTDSGVVMGMRHRELPLEGVQFHPESVLTEGGHRMLANWLAAAGHPVPPSVVDELERATRALQKAAAA; encoded by the coding sequence ATGCGCGTTCTCGTCGTCGACAATTACGACAGTTTCGTCTACAACCTGGTGCAATACCTGGCGCAGCTCGGCGCGGAGTGCACGGTCTGGCGCAACGACGTCGTCGAGGTCGAGCGCGTGCCGGAGTTCGACGCGGTGCTCGTCTCACCCGGCCCCGGCACCCCCGAGCGCGCCGGCCAGAGCATCGAGGTGATCGCGAAGTGCGCCGAGACGCGTACGCCGATGCTGGGCGTCTGCCTCGGCCACCAAGCACTCGGCGTGCACTTCGGGGCGACCGTCGACCGCGCGCCTGAGCTGCTGCACGGCAAGACCAGCCAGGTCCGTCACGCCGGGCTGGGCGTGCTCGCCGGGCTGCCGGACGAGTTCACGGCCACCAGATACCACTCGCTGACCGTGCTGCCGGAGACCATCGACGACGCGGTCTTCGAGATCACCGGGCGCACGGACAGCGGCGTCGTGATGGGCATGCGCCACCGCGAGCTGCCGCTGGAAGGCGTGCAGTTCCATCCGGAGTCGGTGCTCACCGAGGGTGGGCACCGGATGCTGGCGAACTGGCTGGCCGCGGCCGGGCACCCGGTGCCGCCTTCCGTGGTCGACGAGCTGGAGCGGGCCACCCGCGCGTTGCAGAAGGCCGCCGCTGCGTGA
- a CDS encoding FAD-dependent oxidoreductase, whose amino-acid sequence MGAGPAGIYAADLLDKSEADVEIDVFERMPAPFGLIRYGVAPDHPRIKGIVTALHKVLDKPNIRLLGNVDYGTDIKLEELREFYDAVIFATGAMADRDLDLPGIDLDGSYGAADFVSWYDGHPDVPRTWPLTATSVAVLGVGNVALDVARVLAKTADELLPTDIPANVYAGLQASPVTDVHVFGRRGPAQAKFTPLELRELDHSPNVEVLVDPADMEFDAASVAQLRASKQVEMVVKTLQEWAIRDPGSRPRRLHLHFFHSPAEILGQDGQVRGLRTERTEYAGDGSVHGTGEFHDWDVQAVYRAVGYLSSHLPEIPFDHVAGVIPNEAGRVLDLDENQVPGVYVTGWIKRGPVGLIGHTKGDAAETVASLLADADTLAGPKHAAPDAIVDFLATRGIPFTTWEGWGRLDAHEQALGEPHGRARIKVVEREEMVRVSQG is encoded by the coding sequence ATAGGCGCCGGTCCGGCCGGGATCTACGCCGCCGATCTGCTGGACAAGTCCGAGGCGGACGTGGAGATCGACGTGTTCGAGCGGATGCCCGCGCCGTTCGGGCTGATCCGCTACGGGGTGGCACCCGACCACCCGCGGATCAAGGGCATCGTGACCGCCCTGCACAAGGTGCTGGACAAGCCGAACATCCGGCTGCTGGGCAACGTGGACTACGGCACCGACATCAAGCTCGAAGAGCTGCGCGAGTTCTACGACGCGGTGATTTTCGCCACCGGCGCGATGGCCGACCGCGACCTCGACCTGCCCGGCATCGATCTCGACGGCAGCTACGGCGCGGCGGATTTCGTGTCCTGGTACGACGGTCATCCCGATGTTCCGCGCACCTGGCCGCTGACCGCGACCTCTGTCGCCGTGCTCGGCGTCGGCAACGTCGCGCTCGATGTCGCGCGGGTGCTCGCCAAGACCGCCGACGAGCTGCTGCCGACCGATATCCCGGCGAACGTCTACGCCGGGCTGCAAGCCAGCCCCGTCACCGACGTGCACGTGTTCGGCAGGCGCGGTCCGGCGCAGGCCAAGTTCACCCCGCTGGAGCTGCGGGAGCTGGACCACTCGCCGAATGTCGAGGTGCTCGTGGACCCGGCGGACATGGAGTTCGACGCGGCCAGCGTCGCCCAGCTGCGCGCGTCCAAGCAGGTGGAGATGGTGGTGAAGACCCTGCAGGAGTGGGCGATCCGCGATCCCGGCTCCCGGCCGCGGCGGCTCCACCTGCACTTCTTCCATTCGCCGGCCGAGATCCTCGGGCAGGACGGCCAGGTGCGCGGCCTGCGCACCGAACGCACCGAGTACGCGGGCGACGGCTCGGTACACGGCACCGGCGAGTTCCACGACTGGGACGTGCAGGCGGTCTACCGCGCGGTCGGCTACCTGTCCTCGCACCTGCCGGAGATCCCGTTCGACCACGTGGCCGGCGTGATCCCGAACGAAGCGGGCCGGGTGCTCGACCTGGACGAGAACCAGGTGCCCGGCGTCTACGTGACGGGGTGGATCAAGCGCGGCCCGGTCGGCCTGATCGGCCACACGAAGGGCGACGCCGCGGAGACCGTGGCCAGCCTGCTCGCCGACGCGGACACCCTCGCCGGCCCGAAGCACGCCGCCCCGGACGCGATCGTGGACTTCCTTGCCACGCGCGGCATTCCGTTCACCACCTGGGAGGGCTGGGGCAGGCTCGACGCGCACGAGCAGGCCCTCGGCGAGCCGCACGGCCGGGCCCGGATCAAGGTCGTGGAGCGCGAGGAGATGGTGCGGGTCTCGCAGGGCTGA
- a CDS encoding SCO5389 family protein: MSLDVSPALLEKAERGEVSDAEFIACVRESLPYAWEVITGVIAESEGAVDGFADNETPPPSEAARGQLLRALASDSIRGGLERHFGVKLAFQNCHRVAAFRPSEVDSDRYRAFVSVRGQLLNQSPELRDC; encoded by the coding sequence TTGTCTCTGGACGTATCGCCCGCGCTGCTGGAGAAGGCCGAGCGCGGAGAGGTCTCCGACGCGGAGTTCATCGCCTGTGTGCGGGAATCGCTGCCCTACGCGTGGGAGGTCATCACCGGGGTGATCGCCGAGTCCGAGGGCGCCGTGGACGGCTTCGCCGACAACGAGACCCCGCCGCCGAGCGAGGCGGCCCGCGGGCAGCTGCTGCGCGCGCTGGCCTCGGACTCCATCCGCGGCGGGCTGGAGCGGCATTTCGGCGTGAAGCTGGCCTTCCAGAACTGCCACCGGGTCGCCGCCTTCCGTCCGTCCGAAGTGGACAGCGACCGGTACCGCGCGTTCGTGTCGGTGCGCGGGCAGTTGCTCAACCAGAGCCCGGAACTGCGCGACTGCTAA
- a CDS encoding LLM class flavin-dependent oxidoreductase — MRAGVFLVSGRFPGQEDADVLRRTVLAAEAAEAAGFDEVWLAEHHFMPYGVCPSAITLAAHLLGRTERIEVGTAVSVLSTTHPVALAEQWSMLDAVSDGRLRLGVGRGGAWQDLEVFGTGLDRYERGYPESLDLLLKATAGTVSANGEHFAFREVPVTPAPRRKPRLVVACGSADSGSVRLAADRGLPLLLGMHADDDGKAATVAAYGAPADHVSTVVCQVGDDAADLVRRMLPGWLKDGLGAHVTVDGRPGPSRDPVEYTERLCAIHPVGPAGECVAKLKTSLRRTGVSHVLMFVEASGTPEGTVANIARIGAEVLPALRA, encoded by the coding sequence CTGAGGGCCGGAGTTTTCCTGGTTTCCGGGCGGTTTCCCGGCCAGGAGGACGCGGACGTCTTGCGGCGCACCGTGCTGGCCGCCGAGGCGGCGGAGGCGGCCGGGTTCGACGAGGTCTGGCTCGCCGAGCACCACTTCATGCCCTACGGCGTGTGCCCGTCGGCGATCACGCTCGCCGCGCACCTGCTCGGCCGTACGGAACGGATCGAGGTGGGCACCGCGGTGAGCGTGCTGTCCACGACGCATCCGGTGGCGCTCGCCGAGCAGTGGTCGATGCTGGACGCGGTGTCCGATGGCCGGCTGCGGCTCGGCGTCGGCCGTGGTGGGGCGTGGCAGGACCTGGAGGTGTTCGGCACCGGGCTGGACCGTTACGAACGTGGCTATCCGGAGTCTCTGGACCTGCTGCTCAAGGCGACCGCCGGCACGGTCTCCGCGAATGGCGAGCACTTCGCCTTCCGCGAGGTGCCGGTGACGCCCGCGCCGCGCCGGAAACCCCGCCTCGTGGTGGCCTGCGGCAGCGCGGATTCGGGTTCGGTACGGCTCGCCGCGGATCGGGGATTGCCGCTGCTGCTCGGGATGCACGCGGACGACGACGGAAAGGCCGCGACAGTGGCGGCTTACGGCGCGCCCGCCGACCACGTGTCGACGGTGGTCTGCCAGGTCGGGGACGACGCGGCGGACCTGGTGCGCCGGATGCTGCCGGGCTGGCTGAAGGACGGGCTCGGCGCGCACGTGACGGTGGACGGCAGGCCCGGCCCCTCCCGTGATCCGGTGGAGTACACCGAACGGCTGTGCGCGATCCACCCGGTCGGCCCAGCCGGAGAGTGCGTGGCGAAGCTGAAAACGAGCCTCCGGCGCACCGGGGTGTCCCACGTCCTCATGTTCGTGGAGGCATCCGGTACGCCGGAGGGCACGGTGGCGAACATCGCGCGGATCGGCGCCGAGGTGCTGCCCGCGCTCCGCGCTTAG